One Aegilops tauschii subsp. strangulata cultivar AL8/78 chromosome 7, Aet v6.0, whole genome shotgun sequence genomic window carries:
- the LOC109750441 gene encoding abscisic acid receptor PYL9, which yields MMEAHMEQALREGVTEAERAALEGTVRAHHTFPGRAPGATCTSLVAQRVAAPVRAVWPIVRSFGNPQRYKHFVRTCALAAGDGASVGSVREVTVVSGLPASTSTERLEILDDDRHILSFSVVGGEHRLRNYRSVTSVTEFQPGPYCVVVESYVVDVPEGNTEEDTRMFTDTVVKLNLQKLASVAEESAAAPGSRRRD from the coding sequence ATGATGGAGGCGCACATGGAGCAGGCGCTGCGGGAGGGGGTGAcggaggcggagcgggcggcgCTGGAGGGGACGGTGCGGGCGCACCACACCTTCCCGGGGCGGGCGCCGGGGGCCACCTGCACGTCGCTGGTGGCGCAGCGCGTGGCGGCGCCGGTGCGCGCGGTGTGGCCCATCGTGCGCAGCTTCGGCAACCCGCAGCGGTACAAGCACTTCGTGCGCACCTGCGCGCTCGCGGCGGGCGACGGGGCCAGCGTCGGCAGCGTCCGCGAGGTCACCGTCGTGTCCGGCCTCCCGGCCTCCACCAGCACCGAGCGCCTCGAGATCCTGGACGACGACCGCCACATCCTCAGCTTCAGCGTCGTCGGCGGGGAGCACCGCCTCCGCAACTACCGCTCCGTCACCTCCGTCACCGAGTTCCAGCCGGGCCCCTACTGCGTCGTCGTCGAGTCCTACGTCGTCGACGTGCCCGAGGGCAACACCGAGGAGGACACCAGGATGTTCACCGACACCGTCGTCAAGCTCAACCTCCAGAAGCTCGCCTCCGTCGCCGAGGAGTCCGCCGCGGCGCCTGGCTCCCGGCGGCGGGACTAG